In one Deinococcus aerolatus genomic region, the following are encoded:
- a CDS encoding DinB family protein — protein sequence MTEPMFDASALQFVGQTAEEVRTRLSVELDRLEAQLRGRQADWNTTQPGRDWSPAQEAEHVLKIDNSIVPIMRLLLSDKPLRPMPQVPGQLKDGKRQAPDFTLPSETGLSFAALETEWAEHRRTLEETAARVEPTPGRTFWHQFLGELDALDWLRMITVHLRAHRKLLEASAAA from the coding sequence ATGACAGAACCGATGTTCGATGCCTCCGCGCTGCAGTTCGTGGGCCAGACGGCGGAAGAAGTCCGCACCCGCCTGAGTGTGGAGCTGGACCGCCTGGAAGCCCAGTTGCGTGGCCGTCAGGCCGACTGGAACACCACCCAGCCGGGCCGCGACTGGTCTCCTGCCCAGGAGGCCGAGCACGTCTTGAAGATCGACAACAGCATCGTGCCGATCATGCGGCTGCTGCTGTCCGACAAGCCCCTGCGCCCCATGCCCCAGGTGCCGGGGCAGCTGAAGGACGGCAAGCGTCAGGCCCCCGACTTCACCTTGCCCAGTGAGACCGGGCTGTCCTTTGCGGCGCTGGAGACCGAGTGGGCCGAACACCGCAGAACGCTGGAGGAAACTGCCGCCCGCGTCGAGCCGACGCCGGGGCGGACCTTCTGGCATCAGTTCCTGGGCGAGCTGGACGCGCTGGACTGGCTGCGGATGATCACCGTGCATCTGCGTGCCCACCGCAAGCTGCTGGAGGCGAGCGCGGCCGCATGA
- a CDS encoding ABC transporter substrate-binding protein, translating to MKKAIALVSLTAAIAASSQAGAVQVTLACGTVGQELQLCKEGAARWAKKTGNTVKVFESPNLTNDRLGLYQQQLAAKSDAIDVYQLDIIWPGLLSQHFVDLKSKVPATEVNEHFKGIIAANTVDGKLVSLPWFTDAGLLYYRTDLMKKYGYSGAPKTWAELATMAKKIQDGEKKTNSTFTGFVFQGKNYEGLTCDALEWLVSFGGGTIVDDSGKITVNNANAAKALDTAASWVKNISPAGVTTYGEEEARGIFQSGNAAFMRNWPYAWALGQSDDSKVKGKIGVAPLPSGGNGNAATLGGWNLGVSMYSKNQAAAIDLVRYLTGAEEQKIRAVEAAYNPTRPALYKDQAVLKANPFFGSLLDVFTSAVARPSGPTKLKYNQVSQAFAGSVSDVLAGKTKGAAAVKKLETDLARIKGRGW from the coding sequence ATGAAGAAAGCCATTGCACTTGTCAGCCTGACCGCCGCCATCGCCGCTTCCAGCCAGGCCGGAGCCGTTCAAGTCACGCTCGCCTGCGGAACGGTGGGCCAGGAACTCCAGCTTTGCAAGGAAGGCGCGGCGCGCTGGGCCAAGAAGACCGGCAACACGGTCAAGGTGTTTGAGAGCCCCAACCTGACCAACGATCGCCTGGGCCTGTACCAGCAACAGCTGGCCGCCAAGAGCGACGCCATCGACGTGTACCAGCTTGACATCATCTGGCCCGGCCTGCTGTCGCAGCACTTCGTGGACCTGAAGAGCAAGGTCCCGGCCACCGAAGTCAACGAGCACTTCAAGGGTATCATCGCGGCCAACACCGTGGACGGCAAGCTGGTTTCACTGCCATGGTTCACGGACGCCGGACTGCTGTATTACCGCACCGACCTGATGAAGAAGTACGGCTACAGCGGCGCGCCCAAGACCTGGGCCGAGCTGGCCACCATGGCCAAGAAGATCCAGGACGGCGAGAAGAAGACTAACAGCACCTTCACCGGTTTTGTGTTCCAGGGCAAGAACTACGAGGGCCTGACCTGTGACGCGCTGGAATGGCTCGTGTCCTTCGGCGGCGGCACCATCGTGGATGACAGCGGCAAGATCACTGTGAACAACGCTAACGCGGCCAAGGCGCTGGACACTGCCGCCAGCTGGGTCAAAAACATCAGCCCGGCCGGCGTGACGACCTACGGCGAAGAAGAGGCGCGCGGCATCTTCCAGTCGGGCAACGCAGCCTTCATGCGCAACTGGCCCTACGCCTGGGCGCTGGGCCAGAGCGACGACAGCAAGGTGAAGGGCAAGATCGGCGTGGCCCCCCTCCCCAGCGGCGGCAACGGCAACGCGGCCACCCTGGGCGGCTGGAACCTGGGCGTCAGCATGTACTCCAAGAACCAGGCGGCCGCCATTGATCTGGTGCGCTACCTGACCGGCGCGGAAGAGCAGAAGATCCGTGCGGTGGAAGCGGCCTACAACCCCACACGTCCGGCCCTCTACAAGGACCAGGCCGTGCTGAAGGCCAACCCCTTCTTCGGCAGCCTGCTGGACGTCTTCACCAGCGCCGTGGCCCGGCCCTCTGGCCCCACCAAGCTGAAGTACAACCAGGTTTCGCAGGCCTTCGCTGGCTCGGTGAGCGACGTGCTGGCCGGCAAGACGAAGGGTGCAGCCGCCGTCAAGAAGCTGGAAACGGATCTGGCACGCATCAAGGGACGCGGCTGGTAA
- a CDS encoding carbohydrate ABC transporter permease — protein MNLKRTNPSMYYLQRTLFYLLVLVITAYLLFPFAWAVLTSFRRATDLFLPPLQFMTAPTTLDNYTQVFGNPSFRRGLLFSTIVAVGAVAVSLLFGSFAAYALGRFRFKGKQFIMYIILAVSVFPQIAVLGGLFTLITRFRLFDNPLGLMVSYLIFTIPFTVWVLTSFVRDIPGELEEAALVDGASPLQTLFKVLFPVMMPALVTTGLLAFINAWNEYLFALTFMSTNRTVPVVIANYSGASQFDQPWGPIMAASIVVTIPLITLVLIFQRNIVSGLTAGAVKG, from the coding sequence ATGAACCTGAAACGCACCAATCCCAGCATGTACTACCTCCAGCGGACGCTGTTCTACCTGCTGGTCCTGGTCATTACCGCGTACCTGCTGTTTCCCTTCGCGTGGGCGGTGCTGACCAGCTTCCGTCGGGCGACCGACCTGTTCCTGCCGCCGCTTCAATTTATGACCGCCCCCACCACCCTCGACAACTACACGCAGGTGTTCGGCAACCCCAGCTTCCGGCGCGGATTGCTGTTCAGCACCATTGTCGCAGTGGGAGCGGTGGCCGTCAGCCTGCTGTTCGGCTCGTTTGCCGCCTACGCGCTGGGCCGGTTCCGCTTCAAGGGCAAACAGTTCATCATGTACATCATTCTGGCCGTCAGCGTGTTTCCGCAGATCGCCGTGCTGGGCGGGCTGTTCACGCTGATCACCCGCTTTCGCCTGTTCGACAACCCGCTGGGCCTGATGGTCTCGTACCTGATCTTCACCATTCCGTTCACGGTCTGGGTGCTGACCTCCTTCGTGCGCGACATTCCCGGCGAGCTGGAGGAGGCGGCGCTGGTCGACGGGGCCAGCCCGCTACAGACGCTGTTCAAGGTGCTGTTCCCGGTGATGATGCCCGCGCTGGTCACCACCGGCCTGCTGGCCTTTATCAACGCCTGGAACGAGTACCTGTTCGCGCTGACCTTCATGAGCACCAACCGCACCGTGCCGGTGGTCATCGCCAACTACTCGGGCGCGTCGCAGTTTGACCAGCCGTGGGGGCCGATCATGGCCGCCAGCATTGTGGTGACCATTCCGCTGATCACCCTGGTCCTGATCTTCCAGCGCAATATCGTGTCCGGCCTGACGGCGGGGGCAGTCAAGGGCTAA
- the gatC gene encoding Asp-tRNA(Asn)/Glu-tRNA(Gln) amidotransferase subunit GatC, translated as MIDAAQMNHLASLARLELTPEERETMTHDLSRVLGYFEQLREVDTDGVEEMQRPVTLVNVLRDDVPGEAFPVSVIYGLAPETQDGFIRVPRTVEAE; from the coding sequence ATGATTGACGCGGCCCAGATGAACCACCTCGCCAGCCTCGCGCGGCTGGAACTGACTCCCGAAGAGCGGGAAACCATGACCCACGACCTCAGCCGCGTGCTGGGCTACTTCGAACAGTTGCGCGAGGTGGATACGGATGGCGTGGAGGAAATGCAGCGCCCGGTGACGCTGGTCAACGTGCTGCGCGACGATGTGCCCGGCGAGGCGTTCCCCGTGTCGGTGATTTACGGGCTGGCCCCCGAGACCCAGGACGGCTTTATCCGCGTGCCCCGCACCGTCGAGGCCGAGTAG
- a CDS encoding endonuclease — protein MDIPPEVLEQTHARYVSRDTERARTHERLIVGGPLAANSEGRMEARLTRLGVPYADACALAEGRETMAAVTERLPGKTRIQAERVLGANDLVGVAYLDLARSASRAVGRVVLKDARGRTVGFGTGWLCSPRAILTNHHVLEDPATARLAVIEFNYELLPGGELATPVALPLDPDALFVTSETLDYSLVGVRGDTGAYGWLPLIASTDKTLLGEALSIVQHPGGETKQIALRENRLIDMLPDFLHYETDTAPGSSGSPVFNDAWEVVALHHSGVPRTDSQGRTLRRDGQPLQPGDPDSAIDWMANEGVRVSRILNDLRTRADAAGNALVTEVLSGNRLPVSLAGPVGPGGGALEAVSPVDLGQITPGADGVASWPVTLKVRVAQTLAPPLPVPAPRSPQPSGSYLKPQDEADAAAYYAGLATDGTPQNRFLALSQLVTRTHARQPRYSPATELYPAVDVWPDGKLRSLYSAREHTPEQFIAADLAAQARRAELAAREGLSLDTLEDAFPYNCEHVVPQSWFSKREPMRGDLHHLFACEPDCNSFRGNTPYFDFPDYGEALRSDCGRRDPGEFEPAHGKGAAARATLYFLLRYPGVVRQYSARHLDTLLAWHAATPPGDWERHRNSLIFARQGNRNPLIDRPQWAAEVDFSEGLGR, from the coding sequence ATGGACATTCCGCCCGAGGTGCTGGAACAGACGCACGCCCGTTATGTCAGCCGCGATACCGAGAGGGCGCGCACGCACGAGCGCCTGATCGTGGGCGGCCCGCTGGCGGCCAATTCCGAGGGACGCATGGAAGCCCGGTTGACCCGCCTGGGGGTGCCGTATGCCGACGCCTGCGCCCTGGCCGAGGGCCGTGAGACGATGGCGGCTGTCACCGAGCGCCTGCCCGGCAAAACCCGGATTCAGGCCGAGCGGGTGCTGGGGGCCAACGATCTGGTGGGCGTGGCGTACCTGGATCTGGCCCGCAGCGCCTCGCGGGCGGTGGGCCGGGTGGTGCTGAAGGACGCGCGGGGCCGCACCGTGGGCTTTGGCACCGGCTGGCTGTGCAGCCCGCGCGCCATCCTGACCAACCACCACGTGCTGGAGGACCCGGCCACCGCCCGATTGGCGGTTATCGAGTTCAATTACGAGCTGCTGCCCGGCGGCGAACTGGCCACGCCCGTCGCGCTGCCGCTGGACCCGGACGCGCTGTTCGTGACCTCCGAGACGCTGGATTACTCGCTGGTGGGGGTGCGCGGCGACACTGGGGCCTATGGATGGCTGCCGCTGATCGCCAGCACCGACAAGACCCTGCTGGGCGAGGCCCTGAGCATCGTGCAGCACCCCGGCGGCGAGACCAAGCAGATCGCCCTGCGCGAGAACCGCCTGATCGACATGCTGCCCGACTTCCTGCACTACGAGACCGACACGGCCCCCGGCAGCAGCGGCAGCCCGGTGTTCAACGACGCCTGGGAGGTGGTGGCCCTGCACCACAGCGGCGTCCCGCGCACGGACAGCCAGGGCCGCACGCTGCGCCGGGACGGCCAGCCGCTGCAACCCGGTGACCCGGACAGCGCCATCGACTGGATGGCCAACGAGGGCGTGCGCGTCAGCCGCATCCTGAATGATCTGCGGACCCGTGCCGACGCGGCTGGCAATGCCCTGGTCACCGAAGTGTTGAGCGGCAACCGGCTACCTGTGAGTCTCGCCGGCCCGGTGGGCCCAGGCGGGGGCGCGCTGGAAGCGGTCAGCCCTGTGGACTTGGGCCAGATCACCCCAGGCGCGGACGGCGTGGCCAGCTGGCCCGTCACGCTGAAGGTGAGGGTAGCCCAGACGCTAGCGCCGCCGCTGCCCGTGCCCGCGCCGCGCAGCCCACAGCCGTCCGGCAGTTACCTGAAGCCGCAGGACGAGGCGGACGCGGCAGCCTACTACGCCGGTCTGGCGACGGACGGCACGCCCCAGAACCGCTTTCTGGCGCTGTCACAACTGGTGACGCGCACGCACGCACGTCAGCCCCGGTACTCGCCCGCCACCGAACTGTACCCGGCGGTAGACGTCTGGCCGGATGGCAAGCTCCGCAGCCTCTACAGCGCCCGCGAACACACCCCTGAACAGTTCATCGCCGCGGATCTGGCCGCGCAGGCCCGCCGCGCCGAGCTGGCCGCCCGCGAGGGCCTCTCGCTGGATACGCTGGAAGATGCCTTCCCGTACAACTGCGAGCATGTCGTCCCGCAAAGCTGGTTCAGCAAGCGCGAGCCGATGCGCGGGGACCTGCACCACCTGTTCGCCTGCGAACCCGACTGCAATTCGTTCCGGGGCAACACGCCGTATTTCGACTTTCCCGACTACGGCGAAGCGCTGCGTTCAGACTGTGGCCGCCGCGATCCCGGCGAGTTCGAACCCGCCCACGGCAAGGGCGCGGCGGCGCGGGCCACCCTGTACTTCCTGCTGCGCTATCCCGGCGTGGTGCGGCAGTACAGTGCCCGGCACCTGGACACCCTGCTGGCGTGGCACGCGGCCACCCCGCCCGGCGACTGGGAACGCCACCGCAATTCCCTGATTTTCGCCCGCCAGGGCAACCGCAATCCGCTGATTGACCGCCCGCAGTGGGCCGCAGAGGTGGACTTCTCGGAAGGGCTGGGCCGGTAG
- the serS gene encoding serine--tRNA ligase, translating into MLDLKFIRENAGAVKRAIKVKGISLDLDELLALDHELLGVKQRVEAMQAERNANAKLVPKATPDERPALIVKGKELGEEIKALEPALRAHEEQLRQLLLRVPNIPLDSVPVGADDSENVELRREGTLPEFAFPPLDHVELLELQGWSDPERVAQVSGSRSYLLKGEAVLLEMAVQMFALDFLSARGFTPLSTSALVRPEAFLGSGHFPGGEDQVYKIEGDELMLAGTSEVPVNSLYAGEQLPLAALPITFAAISAAFRSEAGSAGRDVRGLIRVHEFRKVEQYVLCRADETEALEWFGKILKNAEDLLTALELPYRVVQNCTGDMGAGKVLMYDLESWVPSENLYRETHSCSYLGDWQARRTGLRYREEDGKLTYAHTLNNTGIATPRILVPFLENHQQANGTIRVPQALRAYLGGKETLGRAVR; encoded by the coding sequence ATGCTGGACCTGAAATTCATCCGTGAGAACGCCGGGGCGGTCAAGCGCGCCATCAAGGTGAAGGGGATCAGCCTGGATCTGGACGAACTGCTGGCGCTGGACCATGAGCTGCTGGGCGTCAAGCAGCGTGTGGAGGCCATGCAGGCCGAGCGCAACGCCAATGCCAAGCTGGTCCCAAAGGCCACGCCCGACGAGCGCCCTGCCCTGATTGTAAAAGGCAAGGAGCTGGGAGAGGAAATTAAGGCGCTGGAACCGGCCCTGCGCGCCCACGAGGAACAGCTCCGGCAACTGCTGCTGCGCGTGCCGAACATCCCGCTAGACAGCGTGCCGGTGGGCGCGGACGACTCCGAGAACGTGGAGCTGCGCCGCGAGGGCACGCTGCCGGAGTTCGCCTTTCCGCCGCTGGACCATGTTGAATTGCTGGAGTTGCAGGGCTGGAGCGATCCCGAGCGGGTGGCGCAGGTGTCGGGCAGCCGCAGCTATCTGCTGAAGGGCGAGGCCGTACTGCTGGAGATGGCGGTGCAGATGTTCGCGCTGGATTTCCTGTCGGCGCGCGGCTTCACGCCCCTGAGCACCAGCGCCCTGGTCCGTCCGGAAGCCTTCTTGGGCAGCGGCCATTTCCCTGGCGGTGAGGATCAGGTCTACAAGATCGAGGGCGACGAGCTGATGCTGGCCGGAACGTCCGAGGTGCCAGTCAACAGCCTGTACGCCGGGGAGCAGCTGCCTCTGGCGGCGTTGCCGATCACGTTTGCCGCCATCAGCGCGGCCTTCCGCAGCGAGGCCGGATCGGCGGGGCGCGACGTGCGCGGACTGATCCGGGTTCACGAGTTCCGCAAGGTTGAGCAGTACGTCCTGTGCCGCGCCGATGAGACCGAGGCGCTGGAGTGGTTCGGCAAGATTCTGAAGAACGCCGAGGACCTGCTGACCGCCCTGGAACTGCCGTACCGCGTCGTGCAGAACTGCACCGGCGACATGGGCGCCGGCAAGGTGCTGATGTACGACCTGGAAAGCTGGGTGCCCAGCGAGAACCTCTACCGCGAAACGCACAGTTGCAGCTACCTGGGCGACTGGCAGGCCCGCCGCACTGGCCTGCGCTACCGCGAGGAGGACGGCAAGCTGACCTACGCGCACACGCTGAACAACACCGGCATCGCCACACCGCGCATTCTGGTGCCGTTTCTGGAAAACCACCAGCAGGCAAACGGCACCATCCGCGTGCCGCAGGCGCTGCGGGCGTATCTGGGCGGGAAGGAAACGCTGGGCAGGGCGGTCCGGTAG
- a CDS encoding sugar ABC transporter substrate-binding protein, which translates to MKKALTILSLALLGQAGAANITVWTHFGGSELTWLKEQAAAFDKKGNKTTIVSVPFDQIPDKLIQSAPKGQGPDVIVTLPQDRLGQLASAGVIEPMDKYITSKTDFDKTGLQAMTYQGKLFAIPMFAESVALVYNKKLVPKAPATWAEFLKVAQDNTGNGKFGFLADLSNAYMNYGVVSAYGGYVFKNTNGTLNIKDIGLANAGADKASAFLNDLRYKYNLVPEGVSGDVAKGAFTDGRLAMFLTGPWDMGDIKKAGIDYGITTFPTPPGASGKWSPFVGVQGTMINAYSKNKVAAAGFAKQISSSDAQFAFNKAGGRIPVSLSARTKLKSDPVVAGFGKSISAGTPMPNVPAMGAVWAPWSAAIAQSVQKPNPDYSQILDKAVQEIQGNIK; encoded by the coding sequence ATGAAAAAAGCACTGACCATTCTGTCCCTCGCCCTGCTGGGCCAAGCTGGCGCCGCCAACATCACCGTCTGGACCCACTTTGGAGGCTCCGAGCTGACGTGGCTCAAGGAGCAGGCCGCAGCCTTCGACAAGAAGGGCAACAAGACCACCATTGTCAGCGTGCCTTTTGACCAGATTCCCGACAAGCTGATCCAGAGCGCCCCCAAGGGTCAGGGCCCCGACGTGATCGTGACCCTGCCGCAGGACCGTCTGGGTCAGCTGGCCTCGGCTGGCGTCATTGAGCCGATGGACAAGTACATCACCAGCAAGACCGACTTCGACAAGACCGGTCTGCAGGCCATGACGTACCAGGGCAAGCTGTTCGCCATCCCCATGTTCGCCGAGTCCGTGGCGCTGGTGTACAACAAGAAACTGGTGCCCAAGGCGCCCGCCACCTGGGCCGAGTTCCTCAAAGTTGCGCAGGACAACACCGGCAACGGCAAGTTCGGCTTCCTGGCGGACCTGAGCAACGCCTACATGAACTACGGCGTTGTCAGCGCCTACGGCGGCTACGTGTTCAAGAACACCAATGGCACCCTGAACATCAAGGACATCGGTCTGGCGAACGCCGGGGCCGACAAGGCCAGCGCCTTCCTCAACGACCTGCGCTACAAGTACAACCTGGTGCCCGAGGGTGTGTCCGGCGACGTGGCCAAGGGCGCGTTTACCGACGGCCGCCTGGCGATGTTCCTGACCGGTCCCTGGGACATGGGCGACATCAAGAAGGCAGGCATCGACTACGGCATCACCACCTTCCCCACGCCTCCCGGCGCGAGCGGCAAGTGGAGCCCCTTCGTGGGCGTGCAGGGCACGATGATCAACGCCTACAGCAAGAATAAGGTGGCGGCGGCGGGCTTTGCCAAGCAGATCAGCTCCTCGGACGCGCAGTTCGCGTTCAACAAGGCGGGCGGACGCATCCCGGTCAGCCTGAGCGCCCGCACCAAGCTCAAGAGTGACCCGGTAGTGGCCGGCTTCGGCAAGTCCATCAGCGCGGGCACCCCCATGCCCAACGTGCCGGCAATGGGCGCCGTGTGGGCCCCCTGGAGCGCCGCCATCGCCCAGAGCGTGCAGAAGCCCAACCCCGACTACAGCCAGATTCTGGACAAGGCCGTGCAGGAAATTCAGGGCAACATCAAGTAA
- a CDS encoding MFS transporter — MPAHASPPPPARGRPAASTKIILFFTIFVAMLGLSVLFPILAPLGRQLGLSETQVGWFSTVYSLMQFVFSPIWGSRSERVGRKPVLIMGLIGFSVSFGLFGYVAHLGLQGVVAGGTLFGLLLASRVIGGLLSSATLPTAQAMMADLSSEKDRAASLGLIGAAFGLGVVFGPALGGLLSTFSLTTPIYFSAVLGLATAAVAWRVLPETRRADSVPMGKGERRSLLTRGAIPLFLAVSALSTLASVGMEQTIGFYVQDTLKLEPGETARTVGGMLAVFGIVAALVQGGAIRPLSRRISPTLLILVGLAVMAAGMFLLPQMTTYWPITVALAVIGVGSAVLSPTLSAALSLSVPANQQGAVAGLNSSALALGRMTGPLIGTGLYQSVSHGAPYLLSGGVLVLALVWVLIARPRVAIKPESAAVGSG, encoded by the coding sequence ATGCCCGCGCACGCTTCCCCCCCACCGCCTGCCCGCGGCAGACCCGCTGCCAGCACCAAGATTATCCTCTTTTTTACCATCTTTGTCGCCATGCTGGGCCTGAGCGTGCTGTTTCCCATTCTGGCCCCGCTGGGTCGGCAGTTGGGCCTCTCGGAGACGCAGGTGGGCTGGTTCTCCACGGTGTACAGCCTGATGCAGTTCGTGTTCTCCCCCATCTGGGGTTCGCGCAGCGAACGGGTGGGGCGCAAACCGGTGCTGATCATGGGTTTGATCGGGTTCTCGGTCAGCTTCGGGCTGTTCGGGTACGTCGCGCACCTGGGCCTGCAGGGCGTCGTTGCAGGAGGAACCCTGTTCGGGCTGCTGCTGGCCTCGCGGGTGATTGGCGGCCTGCTGAGCAGCGCCACCCTGCCCACCGCGCAGGCGATGATGGCGGACCTGAGCAGCGAGAAAGACCGTGCCGCCAGCCTGGGCCTGATCGGCGCGGCGTTTGGGCTGGGCGTGGTCTTCGGCCCCGCACTGGGCGGGCTGCTCAGCACCTTCAGCCTGACCACGCCCATCTACTTTTCCGCCGTGCTGGGGCTGGCCACCGCCGCCGTCGCGTGGCGGGTACTGCCGGAGACGCGCCGAGCCGATTCGGTGCCGATGGGCAAGGGCGAACGCCGCTCTCTACTGACACGCGGGGCCATTCCGCTGTTTCTGGCGGTCAGCGCCCTGTCCACCCTGGCGAGCGTGGGCATGGAGCAGACCATCGGCTTTTACGTGCAGGACACGTTGAAACTGGAGCCCGGCGAGACGGCCCGCACGGTGGGCGGCATGCTGGCGGTATTCGGCATTGTGGCCGCGCTGGTGCAGGGCGGCGCCATCCGTCCGCTGAGTCGGCGCATCAGCCCCACCCTGCTGATCCTGGTGGGACTGGCGGTTATGGCCGCAGGCATGTTCCTGCTGCCGCAGATGACCACGTACTGGCCCATCACCGTGGCCCTGGCCGTGATCGGCGTGGGCAGCGCCGTTCTGTCCCCCACCCTCAGCGCTGCCCTGAGCCTGAGCGTTCCCGCCAACCAGCAGGGCGCCGTCGCGGGCCTGAACAGCAGCGCCCTGGCCCTGGGCCGCATGACCGGCCCGCTGATCGGCACCGGGCTGTACCAGAGCGTCAGCCACGGCGCCCCGTACCTGCTGAGCGGCGGGGTGCTGGTGCTGGCGCTGGTCTGGGTCCTGATTGCCCGACCCAGGGTGGCAATCAAGCCGGAGAGTGCGGCAGTGGGAAGCGGATAG
- a CDS encoding carbohydrate ABC transporter permease, which produces MTTNAPTTPPPAPPARGKRTPGIEASRARTAIILLLPTLIAIALVAGFPLYRTIFFSVQEANLTTPDQSTFIGLQNFWFTTAEGIGLGFLQDPQWWTAVRNTLIFTVFSVFLETVFGMIIALVVNSAFAGRSFLRTAMLIPWAIPTVVSAQMWAYMYNDSFGLIGQGLLGGQALLADPSKAIWALIAVDVWKTTSFMALLILAGLQSLPGDMYEAADMDGASKWTQFWRMTLPLLRPALLVALVFRSLDALRVFDIMYVMLGANVAASTSMTGYARQQLIDNQLLGTGSAVSVAIFIIIMTIVVIYVTAFRVKFD; this is translated from the coding sequence ATGACCACGAACGCCCCCACCACGCCTCCACCCGCTCCACCGGCCCGGGGCAAGCGGACGCCGGGCATCGAGGCGTCCCGCGCCCGAACGGCCATCATCCTGCTGCTGCCCACCCTGATCGCCATCGCGCTGGTGGCGGGCTTTCCGCTGTACCGCACGATCTTCTTTTCCGTGCAGGAAGCCAACCTGACCACGCCGGACCAGTCCACCTTCATCGGGCTGCAGAACTTCTGGTTTACCACCGCCGAGGGTATTGGCCTGGGCTTCCTGCAGGACCCGCAGTGGTGGACCGCCGTCCGTAACACGCTGATTTTCACGGTGTTCTCGGTGTTTCTTGAAACCGTGTTTGGCATGATCATCGCGCTGGTGGTCAACAGCGCGTTTGCGGGGCGCTCGTTCCTGCGAACCGCCATGCTGATTCCCTGGGCCATTCCCACGGTGGTCTCGGCGCAGATGTGGGCCTACATGTACAACGACTCCTTCGGGCTGATCGGGCAGGGGCTGCTGGGCGGGCAGGCGCTGCTGGCCGATCCGTCCAAGGCCATCTGGGCGCTGATCGCGGTGGACGTGTGGAAAACCACCTCCTTTATGGCGCTGCTGATTCTGGCCGGGTTGCAGAGCCTGCCGGGTGACATGTACGAGGCCGCCGACATGGACGGCGCGAGCAAGTGGACGCAGTTCTGGCGCATGACCCTGCCTCTGCTGCGGCCCGCGCTGCTGGTGGCCCTGGTGTTCCGCAGCCTGGACGCCCTGCGGGTGTTCGACATCATGTACGTGATGCTGGGGGCCAACGTGGCGGCCAGCACCAGCATGACCGGCTACGCCCGCCAGCAGCTGATCGACAATCAGCTGCTGGGCACCGGCAGCGCCGTTTCCGTGGCGATCTTTATCATCATCATGACGATTGTGGTCATCTACGTGACCGCCTTCCGCGTGAAGTTCGACTAG